One Methylocaldum marinum DNA window includes the following coding sequences:
- a CDS encoding RHS repeat-associated core domain-containing protein, which produces MALTAEQRIAAVQTQAPDVETGERIATASHTGALAAGAALAAKGGWVGLTAYGAGMAGAYAGDWAADKLGLAEVAADGLAAFGLRTIGQGGPHPGVVGCQVAHNHGFAGFLATVAVGALAAVAVGALVVATGGAAAVALIGAAAAGGFAGGLVGGALGGALAQMGARTGPITTGSPDVLIAGKPVARMTDTAACSKESAPFPLIEGSETIFVNNLPMARVGHRLACGAVLDEGVDSVFMDHTTVACAEPAPAIPVWGRVLVDWLGILPLGKFAAGLGRRANRTASARAAGTPRHCQTHCGDPVNVATGEFVEWRTDIDIPGVLPFQLRRSYRTRADAATRSLFGPHWCDSLTVALVRRGALIDYHDDEGVCWTFDAPYAVLDAHHLKAPQLVLRGTRDAPELHDRETGARYHFDWQGDSARLSRVEDGYGNHYRLHYRRERLVRLEHSDGYTLDFAWRPEGTLGAVWLHEPDGPPVELVRYQHDARGRLIRSQSDASGHLVYAYDEHHGIIAWGDSGRTSVQLRYDDAGWVTRVDTPHGIHAACFEYDRPARITRVWLDGACTTYHYTADGLVTRVIDPLGAETVTAWDAYQRKVSETDPLGRVTRYAYTDEGWLRGITDPCGRTTRFTYDEAGNRLRLETPDGQRWHWTYDAAGNLRTEQTPDGLVTRLERDARGRLVRHIRPDRSESRFHYDALGRPCGVTAPNGGVTRWAQDRLGRVFETTDAEGALTRYAYPPRSDDAAPKARGHTAPSRVILANGDTWTYRYDAEGLPDAVTDAAGHTRQYRWGAYDLLESHSDPLGGVTRYRYDAQARLAAVTNALGQTWRYTYDPAGRCVQETDFAGRITRYRYDAAGRLLVKTAPDGHDYCYTWDERDRLTRIDAGDSRIDYAYDESGRLTRAALYRGDTLESETCLRYDPHGRLLEETQGPHRIAWRYDACGRLAGRTTPLGTVAYDYDALGLLDALTGPRGEVHVQRDLLGRILQRSSRPFGPDGHPVLVPGPQFHLTQRFDAAGHLLAQALRGDGLPSAQRRYHWQHGRLIGLDDARFGRTRYRYDARDQVLEARYDPGPGYGPTLGGLSPGPTLQPGVTAETFGYDALGNLCGQHTPQAHADQTYTPAGSVARRGQTEYRYDERGRTTCRTEHRPGFRPHTWHYRWDAFDRLIQVHTPDGQVWRYTYDAFGRRLAKHCLTPGRAGRRRPLVEAQYLWDGPNLAVEWRRYGTTDAAAAPTETREWHHEPGTFVPLALAYQREQARPAWLHVVTDPLGTPRELVSDDGEVVWAGRLRTWGRLDRWAVKDDDTRLARRLPRGYRTAANDPYIEVDLRFQNQWEDPESGLYYNYQRYYDPDTGQYLSPDPIGLRGGLRPHGYVHNPVGWVDPWGLAGCPPEGNVPDSAASAIHPGRLAAESSEVSQESIIRALRQSGSVEGAATAKLMKRGDVNVRLVPTDPWGGGAAGRAPFGSDTVYLSLDKLSSPASAAGVAAHETRHVLQNLTPQTYRQVHELQAYQWQRAVDPAFNMSDDAISRFIHTHPLYRNVPPSLTGGR; this is translated from the coding sequence ATGGCCCTTACCGCCGAGCAACGGATCGCCGCCGTCCAGACGCAAGCGCCGGATGTCGAAACCGGCGAGCGGATCGCGACCGCCTCCCACACCGGCGCCCTCGCCGCCGGGGCGGCTCTCGCCGCCAAGGGCGGCTGGGTCGGACTGACCGCCTACGGCGCCGGCATGGCCGGGGCATATGCCGGCGACTGGGCGGCCGACAAGTTGGGCCTCGCCGAGGTCGCCGCCGACGGCCTCGCCGCTTTCGGGCTGCGGACGATCGGGCAGGGCGGCCCCCATCCCGGGGTGGTCGGCTGCCAGGTCGCCCATAACCACGGCTTCGCCGGCTTCCTCGCCACCGTGGCCGTGGGTGCACTGGCGGCGGTAGCGGTCGGAGCGCTGGTGGTTGCCACCGGCGGCGCGGCCGCGGTGGCCCTGATCGGTGCCGCCGCGGCCGGCGGCTTTGCCGGGGGACTGGTGGGCGGCGCCCTGGGTGGGGCGCTGGCGCAGATGGGCGCCCGCACCGGCCCGATCACCACTGGCTCCCCGGATGTGCTGATCGCCGGCAAGCCGGTCGCGCGCATGACCGATACCGCCGCCTGCAGCAAGGAATCCGCGCCTTTCCCGCTCATCGAAGGCAGTGAGACCATCTTCGTCAACAACCTGCCGATGGCGCGGGTGGGCCACCGGCTCGCCTGCGGCGCGGTGCTCGACGAAGGCGTCGACTCGGTGTTCATGGACCACACCACCGTCGCCTGCGCCGAGCCCGCCCCGGCCATCCCGGTCTGGGGCCGGGTCCTGGTCGACTGGCTCGGCATCCTGCCGCTCGGCAAGTTCGCCGCGGGGCTCGGCCGGCGCGCCAACCGCACCGCCTCGGCGCGCGCCGCCGGCACCCCCCGCCACTGCCAGACCCATTGCGGCGATCCGGTGAACGTCGCCACCGGCGAATTCGTCGAGTGGCGCACCGACATCGACATTCCTGGCGTGCTCCCGTTCCAGCTCCGGCGCAGCTACCGGACCCGCGCGGACGCGGCGACCCGGAGCCTCTTCGGCCCCCATTGGTGCGATTCCCTGACCGTCGCACTGGTGCGGCGCGGCGCCCTTATCGACTATCACGACGACGAAGGCGTGTGCTGGACCTTCGATGCCCCTTATGCGGTGCTCGACGCCCATCATCTCAAGGCGCCCCAGCTGGTACTGCGGGGCACCCGCGACGCCCCCGAACTGCACGATCGCGAGACCGGCGCCCGCTATCATTTCGACTGGCAGGGCGACAGCGCCCGGCTGAGCCGGGTCGAGGACGGCTACGGCAACCATTACCGCCTGCACTATCGGCGGGAACGCCTGGTGCGGCTCGAACATAGCGACGGCTACACCCTCGATTTCGCCTGGCGGCCCGAGGGCACCTTGGGCGCGGTGTGGCTGCACGAGCCCGACGGTCCGCCGGTGGAACTGGTTCGCTATCAGCACGACGCCCGGGGCCGGCTGATCCGGAGCCAAAGCGACGCCAGCGGCCACCTGGTCTACGCCTACGACGAGCACCACGGGATCATCGCCTGGGGCGACAGCGGCCGGACCTCGGTTCAGCTCCGGTATGACGATGCGGGCTGGGTGACCCGAGTCGACACGCCGCACGGCATCCATGCCGCCTGCTTCGAGTACGACCGCCCCGCGCGGATCACCCGGGTGTGGCTCGACGGCGCCTGCACGACCTACCACTACACGGCCGACGGTCTCGTCACCCGGGTGATCGATCCCCTGGGTGCGGAGACCGTCACCGCCTGGGATGCCTACCAGCGGAAAGTGAGCGAGACCGACCCGCTCGGCCGGGTCACCCGCTACGCCTACACCGACGAAGGCTGGCTCCGGGGCATCACCGACCCGTGCGGCCGCACCACCCGCTTCACCTATGACGAGGCCGGCAACCGCCTCCGGCTCGAGACGCCGGACGGGCAGCGCTGGCACTGGACCTACGATGCCGCCGGGAATCTCCGCACCGAACAGACCCCGGACGGCTTGGTCACCCGCCTGGAACGGGACGCCCGCGGCCGGCTCGTCCGCCACATCCGGCCGGACCGGAGCGAGAGCCGGTTCCACTACGATGCCCTGGGCCGGCCCTGCGGCGTGACCGCCCCCAACGGCGGCGTGACCCGCTGGGCCCAGGACCGGCTCGGCCGGGTATTCGAAACGACCGATGCCGAAGGCGCCCTGACCCGCTACGCGTACCCGCCGAGGTCCGACGACGCGGCGCCCAAGGCCCGCGGCCATACCGCGCCGAGCCGGGTGATCCTCGCCAACGGCGACACCTGGACCTACCGCTACGACGCCGAGGGTCTCCCGGACGCCGTTACCGATGCCGCCGGCCACACCCGACAGTACCGCTGGGGCGCTTACGATCTGCTGGAAAGCCATAGCGACCCCTTGGGCGGCGTCACCCGCTACCGCTACGACGCCCAGGCCCGGCTCGCCGCCGTCACCAACGCCCTCGGCCAGACCTGGCGCTACACTTACGACCCGGCCGGCCGCTGCGTCCAGGAAACCGACTTCGCCGGGCGTATCACCCGCTATCGCTACGATGCCGCCGGCCGCCTGCTGGTGAAGACCGCGCCCGACGGCCACGACTATTGCTACACCTGGGACGAGCGCGACCGCCTGACCCGCATCGACGCCGGCGACAGCCGCATCGACTACGCCTACGACGAATCGGGCCGCCTCACCCGCGCCGCGCTGTACCGGGGCGACACCCTCGAGAGCGAGACCTGCTTGCGCTACGATCCGCACGGGCGCTTGCTGGAAGAAACCCAAGGGCCGCACCGCATCGCCTGGCGCTACGACGCCTGCGGCCGCCTCGCCGGGCGCACCACCCCGCTGGGCACGGTGGCCTACGATTACGACGCCCTGGGCCTGCTCGACGCCCTCACCGGCCCCCGGGGCGAGGTGCATGTCCAGCGCGACCTCCTGGGCCGCATTCTTCAACGCAGCAGCCGGCCCTTCGGACCCGACGGCCACCCGGTCCTCGTTCCGGGGCCGCAGTTCCACCTCACCCAGCGCTTCGACGCCGCAGGGCACCTTCTCGCCCAGGCGCTCCGCGGCGACGGCCTCCCGTCGGCCCAGCGCCGCTACCACTGGCAGCACGGCCGGCTGATCGGCCTCGACGACGCCCGCTTCGGACGCACCCGCTACCGCTACGACGCCCGCGACCAGGTGCTCGAGGCCCGGTACGACCCCGGCCCGGGCTACGGCCCCACGCTCGGCGGCCTCTCGCCCGGCCCGACCCTGCAGCCCGGTGTCACCGCGGAAACCTTCGGCTACGATGCCTTGGGCAACCTCTGCGGACAGCACACCCCGCAGGCGCACGCGGACCAAACCTACACCCCGGCCGGCAGCGTCGCCCGCCGCGGCCAGACCGAGTACCGCTACGACGAACGCGGCCGCACCACCTGCCGCACCGAGCACCGCCCGGGGTTTCGGCCGCACACCTGGCACTACCGCTGGGACGCCTTCGACCGCCTGATCCAGGTCCACACCCCGGACGGCCAGGTCTGGCGCTACACCTACGACGCCTTCGGCCGGCGCCTCGCCAAACACTGCCTCACCCCAGGCCGCGCCGGCCGGCGCCGGCCCCTGGTCGAAGCCCAGTATCTCTGGGACGGCCCCAACCTCGCGGTCGAATGGCGACGCTACGGGACGACTGACGCGGCGGCCGCCCCCACCGAAACCCGCGAATGGCATCACGAGCCCGGCACTTTCGTGCCCCTGGCCCTGGCTTACCAACGCGAGCAAGCCCGCCCCGCCTGGCTGCACGTCGTCACCGACCCGCTCGGCACCCCGCGGGAACTCGTCAGCGACGACGGCGAGGTCGTCTGGGCCGGCCGGCTGCGCACCTGGGGCCGGCTCGACCGCTGGGCGGTCAAGGACGATGACACCCGCCTGGCCCGCCGCCTGCCGCGGGGCTACCGGACCGCCGCCAACGACCCCTACATCGAGGTCGATCTGCGCTTCCAGAACCAGTGGGAAGACCCGGAAAGCGGGCTGTACTACAACTACCAGCGCTACTATGATCCCGACACCGGGCAATACCTGAGTCCCGATCCCATCGGGCTCCGGGGCGGCCTCCGGCCGCACGGGTACGTGCACAATCCCGTGGGCTGGGTCGATCCGTGGGGGTTGGCGGGGTGTCCGCCGGAAGGTAATGTTCCAGATAGCGCTGCTTCCGCCATACATCCCGGAAGATTGGCGGCGGAATCTAGTGAAGTATCTCAAGAATCGATTATACGGGCATTGCGTCAAAGTGGCTCTGTCGAGGGTGCAGCAACAGCGAAACTCATGAAACGTGGAGACGTTAATGTCCGTTTAGTGCCTACCGACCCATGGGGAGGTGGGGCCGCTGGTAGAGCGCCGTTTGGCTCAGACACTGTGTACTTGTCACTAGACAAACTGTCATCTCCAGCCAGTGCGGCAGGCGTAGCGGCACACGAGACAAGGCATGTGCTACAGAACTTGACGCCACAAACCTATCGCCAAGTTCACGAGTTGCAAGCATACCAATGGCAGAGAGCGGTTGATCCTGCATTTAATATGTCAGATGACGCGATTTCACGGTTTATTCACACTCATCCGCTGTATAGAAATGTGCCACCCAGCTTAACGGGAGGGCGGTAA